The Amblyomma americanum isolate KBUSLIRL-KWMA chromosome 3, ASM5285725v1, whole genome shotgun sequence genome window below encodes:
- the LOC144125936 gene encoding neogenin-like, producing MTTDVTRTKGLLWVAVCFAIAACATSDSPNAQANVTDAVAKGPTDDISNATESDNGTAWCTGHRPAFSVASESSEAVKVTLEEPPREGQWTCACAINALVATRMKEIACSRGNLVRSSPFCRGVSDGATGIRIGRLTADTNYTVCVRYLCSGDNSSEVTCHAATTETAAKSEPQFRVFVNADASQRSANVTWTTTNPTVDQFSVTLWKVPLHRAGQHIPVGTFTPNASWCTFTSLEPYTLYKAEVSAIASSPVMVLNATVFRTLPEEPSAPENFHLVSASSTAMTLQWSAPRQPRGPLSGYAVFYGPAWEHQKRSSMETLNTSVTVTHLTPNTEFEVYVKAFNKLPNGTAVASSPTRIEVKTDIGSPSKIQNLRVVSRSKNSVVVSWSAPQKANGPLDGYVVHWCNHSRASSDIASLAAATNHSECHTLKPAKETRANVSPLSPESTYVVAVSAFNLQADRHNRFESSPETIVVETLPEAPPALRALDVRIVSPDTVEVNWEAPAAGVEGYVLAWCQNHRCSENITPYTRYIIHDLHADSDYNVSVVPFRTDSQRNRITGPLTTKLVTVTDDIDSDLANGYLVGTIVCSVIIAVLVLGIFVFCRKKKGRGPQLYKRMSSLDNDDDDIVFMKTVPGRS from the exons GCCAACGTCACGGATGCAGTCGCCAAGGGTCCCACTGACGATATCTCAAACGCCACCGAGTCTGACAACGGCACGGCCTGGTGCACTGGCCACAGGCCGGCCTTCTCCGTGGCCAGCGAGTCGTCGGAAGCCGTGAAGGTCACCCTGGAGGAGCCGCCGCGCGAGGGCCAGTGGACGTGCGCGTGCGCCATCAACGCCCTGGTGGCAACCCGCATGAAGGAGATCGCCTGTTCGAGGGGGAACCTCGTGCGGTCGTCGCCGTTCTGCCGCGGCGTCAGCGACGGCGCCACGGGCATCCGCATTGGGCGCCTCACAGCCGACACCAACTACACCGTGTGTGTGCGCTACCTCTGCTCGGGGGATAACAGCAGCGAGGTTACCTGCCACGCAGCCACGACAG AGACCGCAGCGAAAAGCGAGCCGCAGTTCAGGGTGTTCGTCAATGCCGACGCCTCCCAGAGGTCGGCCAACGTGACGTGGACGACGACCAATCCCACCGTGGACCAGTTCAGCGTGACGCTCTGGAAGGTGCCCTTGCACCGCGCTGGACAGCACATTCCCGTCGGCACCTTCACACCGAACGCGAGCTGGTGCACCTTCACTTCGCTGGAACCATACACGTTGTACAAGGCCGAAGTGAGCGCCATCGCGTCCAGCCCGGTCATGGTCCTTAACGCCACCGTCTTCAGAACCCTGCCTGAAG AGCCCTCGGCCCCGGAAAACTTCCACCTGGTGAGCGCGTCGAGTACTGCGATGACGCTGCAGTGGTCCGCGCCGCGGCAGCCTCGTGGTCCCTTGTCTGGCTACGCGGTCTTCTACGGTCCCGCATGGGAGCACCAGAAGCGCAGCTCGATGGAGACGCTCAACACGTCGGTGACAGTGACCCACTTGACGCCAAACACGGAGTTCGAGGTGTACGTCAAGGCATTCAACAAACTGCCCAACGGCACGGCGGTGGCCAGCAGTCCGACCCGCATCGAGGTCAAGACTGACATCGGAT CCCCTTCAAAGATTCAGAACCTGCGCGTGGTTAGCCGCTCCAAGAACTCGGTGGTTGTGAGCTGGAGCGCGCCGCAAAAGGCCAACGGCCCGCTTGACGGTTACGTGGTCCACTGGTGCAACCACAGCCGGGCATCGAGCGACATCGCCTCGCTGGCGGCCGCCACCAACCACTCCGAGTGTCACACACTGAAGCCAGCCAAGGAGACGCGCGCCAACGTCAGTCCGCTCAGCCCGGAATCAACGTACGTGGTGGCCGTGAGCGCCTTCAACCTCCAGGCCGACCGCCACAACAGGTTCGAGAGCAGCCCCGAGACCATCGTCGTGGAGACGCTTCCGGAAG CGCCGCCGGCCCTACGCGCCCTGGACGTGCGCATTGTAAGTCCGGACACGGTGGAAGTGAACTGGGAGGCCCCTGCCGCGGGCGTCGAGGGCTATGTGCTGGCCTGGTGCCAGAACCACCGCTGCTCCGAGAATATCACCCCCTACACGCGGTACATCATCCACGACCTGCACGCCGACAGCGACTACAACGTGAGCGTGGTGCCCTTCCGCACCGATAGCCAGAGGAACAGGATCACTGGGCCGCTCACCACCAAGCTGGTCACCGTCACCGACGACATCG atTCAGACCTGGCCAACGGCTATCTCGTGGGGACCATCGTGTGCTCGGTGATCATCGCCGTGCTGGTGCTGGGCATCTTCGTCTTCTGccgcaagaagaaaggaag GGGACCCCAGCTTTACAAGAGGATGAGCTCCTTGGACAACGACGATGACGACATCG tCTTCATGAAGACCGTTCCCGGGAGGTCTTAA
- the LOC144125937 gene encoding monocarboxylate transporter 12-like gives MAALHLVDSRYAWFLAAMCFWIQVWSAIIFRSSGVLLVGLVSNFGISRQEAAWPFELCTTTNSAQGFVTGVLVRYWDTRVLSMGATLVASVGAIGCFIWNEPTAYIILIGFGFGTGSGIMVPANVVVLNRYFDKYRASASGVSFAGAALSSALLPPFIGWLLDAYGLQGTMLIIGGLVLNVMAGAIVLHSTPTYPRAPQCTHWSSTSDSSDTVEQRGGLSGPASPGSKTLLTDLFSTDALLWESGIVVSALPHSAPKRPRPRPGVLGFLREPMFVVLMVTGMAYGYVFSTYLITIVDHAVGAAQASNEDGALLISAMAVGDFLSRLFAGYITDRRFITREQLLVVNFAIQGVCYVLLTRLASVAHMLVVALVFGLNNGGTITAMPVLLADYLGDHHLPLTYGLHRLTMGMATLFRPMLIGE, from the exons ATGGCAGCGCTTCATCTTGTGGACAGCCGCTACGCTTGGTTCTTGGCGGCGATGTGCTTCTGGATCCAGGTGTGGAGCGCCATCATCTTTCGCAGCTCCGGCGTCCTCCTGGTCGGCCTCGTGTCCAACTTCGGCATCTCTCGCCAGGAGGCCGCGTGGCCCTTCGAGCTCTGCACTACCACCAACTCGGCGCAGG GCTTCGTGACCGGAGTTCTGGTGAGGTACTGGGACACCCGAGTGCTGAGTATGGGAGCCACACTCGTGGCGTCAGTAGGGGCCATTGGCTGCTTCATCTGGAATGAGCCTACGGCCTACATTATACTGATTGGCTTTGGCTTCG GCACCGGCTCCGGCATTATGGTGCCCGCGAACGTGGTGGTGCTGAACCGCTACTTCGACAAGTACCGGGCCTCGGCGAGCGGCGTGAGCTTCGCCGGCGCCGCGCTCAGTAGCGCCCTCCTGCCGCCCTTCATCGGGTGGCTGCTGGACGCGTATGGTCTGCAGGGCACCATGCTCATTATTGGCGGACTCGTGCTGAACGTGATGGCCGGCGCCATCGTGCTGCACTCGACGCCCACCTACCCGCGCGCTCCGCAGTGCACGCACTGGAGCAGCACCAGCGACAGCAGCGACACCGTGGAGCAGCGCGGCGGCCTCTCTGGGCCGGCGAGCCCCGGGAGCAAGACCCTTCTCACCGACCTGTTCTCCACCGACGCGCTCCTGTGGGAGAGCGGCATCGTGGTATCCGCGCTGCCGCACTCTGCGCCAAAACGCCCGCGGCCACGACCAGGG GTGCTGGGCTTCCTGAGGGAGCCAATGTTCGTGGTTCTCATGGTGACGGGCATGGCGTACGGCTACGTGTTCAGCACCTACCTCATAACCATTGTAGACCACGCGGTGGGCGCGGCGCAGGCATCCAACGAGGACGGCGCCCTGCTGATCTCCGCCATGGCCGTGGGTGACTTCCTCAGCCGCCTCTTCGCGGGGTACATAACTGACCGCCGCTTCATTACCAGGGAGCAGCTGCTGGTTGTCAACTTCGCTATTCAG GGCGTGTGCTACGTGCTGCTGACGCGGCTGGCGAGCGTAGCGCACATGCTTGTGGTCGCGCTGGTGTTCGGGCTGAACAACGGTGGCACCATCACCGCGATGCCCGTGCTTCTGGCCGACTACCTAGGCGACCATCACCTGCCGCTCACGTACGGCCTGCACCGTCTGACCATGGGCATGGCCACGCTATTCAGGCCCATGCTCATCGGTGAGTGA
- the LOC144123605 gene encoding uncharacterized protein LOC144123605, producing the protein MRALLLTCTAILACACWPAAAQDETTDAPDVATDQPPTATTPPPPPGINPNHSYYPPTYRPHFSGYYPNSYWNRYPSNGYTPSRPWYYRPPAYHPPPTTYEWWRQFNRRPSFEHGGWNGGAHGGTGGYGYLPSSGYGYMQPYYTSSWWQPYYLAVGYYRRSSSPASHGYNYPNYGGQNGGSGSGSGYPYVSGYDRFGYPYYRSGYYGGGLYGGQSGYGGYSRSYGCYSAGCGGYMPYYPYQGGSPSGGSSYGSYPYATGYGSYPYYMSAHAGQPSYGGGSSYYGSGHGTYYGYGGGQAAQPPYSPGYYSPQGYGYGNGYSSGYPYYNYGSSYPNYGYGGYSTGKYTGSGSYPYGYFGSNSPGYQRYHSPGSISGWYDCIYYPTAVNKGYAISGSVGVKQKIDVTKQSTEKVRKTFTRRSIRELIKSSEDSSVESRRANDRGPTFDLSNDGLGGGMRLLAEGSSAKKGTPTSLSQTSSTKTEAFGEGSGDNDKRITAEMVESFERRLTAMNRMFEELLTPNDMQENGDYFSRRVRTYRRLLNQMQQHRGTGLGPSSNDVDSQDILRQLRAIENELDDHRRRALRTLYHALTDSDLTVSDKLKVLATVYDFAKGDLSEEGAEIAGSTERSVISSESEASKPSRENDDSMTDEDGKQFYEKLEKFLETIRSVESSSSDEGTEDMPSSTTLPAKYLPSDIRPSSSESSSSESSSSEEAGSGDRTKFELKGSVSLAVDVEGKSNLGSNSIGTLMKTMLS; encoded by the exons ATGCGAGCCCTGCTGCTGACTTGTACGGCCATCTTAG CCTGTGCCTGCTGGCCGGCCGCGGCACAGGATGAAACGACGGACGCGCCGGACGTGGCCACTGATCAGCCCCCGACTGCCACAACTCCACCACCGCCGCCAGGCATCAACCCAAACCATTCGTACTACCCGCCAACTTACAGACCTCACTTCAGCGGCTACTACCCCAACAGCTATTGGAATCGCTACCCGAGTAACGGCTACACACCTTCGCGTCCCTGGTACTACCGTCCTCCTGCTTATCACCCGCCCCCGACCACGTACGAGTGGTGGAGGCAGTTCAACAGGAGGCCTTCGTTCGAGCACGGTGGCTGGAATGGAGGCGCCCACGGAGGCACCGGTGGCTACGGTTACTTGCCGTCATCTGGCTACGGCTACATGCAGCCATACTACACAAGCAGTTGGTGGCAGCCCTACTACCTGGCCGTGGGCTACTACAGGAGAAGCAGTAGCCCAGCCAGTCATGGCTACAACTATCCAAATTACGGTGGCCAGAACGGTGGTTCCGGTTCCGGTAGCGGTTACCCGTACGTAAGCGGCTATGACAGGTTCGGCTACCCGTACTACAGAAGCGGCTACTACGGTGGGGGCCTGTACGGCGGGCAGAGTGGCTACGGTGGCTACTCTCGCTCTTATGGCTGCTACTCTGCTGGATGCGGAGGTTACATGCCTTATTATCCCTACCAAGGGGGCTCTCCGTCCGGAGGAAGCAGCTATGGTAGTTACCCGTATGCCACTGGTTACGGAAGCTATCCTTATTACATGAGCGCTCACGCAGGGCAGCCCTCCTACGGAGGCGGGAGCTCGTACTACGGCAGCGGTCATGGCACGTACTACGGATACGGTGGCGGCCAGGCGGCTCAACCTCCATATAGCCCTGGCTACTATAGTCCTCAAGGATACGGGTACGGTAATGGGTACAGTTCGGGGTACCCTTACTACAACTACGGCTCTTCCTACCCTAATTACGGCTATGGCGGCTACTCAACGGGAAAATACACTGGCAGTGGATCATATCCGTACGGCTATTTCGGAAGTAACTCACCAGGTTACCAGCGATACCACTCCCCGGGATCCATTAGCGGTTGGTACGATTGCATCTACTATCCTACAGCTGTTAACAAAGGCTACGCTATCTCGGGATCCGTAGGTGTGAAACAGAAAATTGATGTCACCAAACAGAGCACCGAGAAAGTAAGGAAAACTTTCACGCGAAGGTCCATTCGAGAGTTGATTAAAAGCTCCGAGGACAGCAGCGTGGAAAGCAGGAGGGCCAACGATCGTGGCCCGACATTCGACCTTTCAAACGATGGCCTCGGTGGTGGCATGAGACTTTTAGCTGAAGGCAGTTCGGCAAAAAAGGGCACTCCCACTAGCCTTTCCCAGACGAGCTCGACGAAAACCGAAGCGTTTGGAGAGGGATCGGGCGACAACGACAAGCGCATCACGGCTGAAATGGTAGAGAGCTTCGAGCGAAGGCTGACGGCCATGAATCGAATGTTCGAAGAGCTGCTCACGCCCAACGATATGCAAGAAAACGGAGACTACTTTTCGAGGCGCGTGAGAACATACCGCAGGCTGCTCAACCAGATGCAGCAACATCGTGGAACGGGACTCGGCCCGTCGTCCAACGATGTCGACTCTCAGGACATACTGAGGCAGCTCAGGGCCATCGAAAACGAGCTGGATGACCACCGCAGGAGGGCACTGCGCACGTTGTACCACGCGCTGACCGACTCCGACCTGACAGTGTCCGACAAGCTTAAAGTGCTTGCCACCGTGTACGACTTTGCCAAGGGAGATTTAAGCGAAGAAGGGGCGGAAATCGCAGGGTCTACAGAGAGAAGCGTGATCTCGTCGGAGAGCGAAGCCAGCAAGCCGTCTCGAGAGAACGACGACTCGATGACGGACGAAGATGGGAAGCAGTTTTACGAGAAGCTCGAGAAGTTTCTAGAAACGATCCGGAGTGTGGAATCGTCAAGTTCCGACGAAGGAACCGAAGACATGCCGAGCAGTACGACACTGCCTGCGAAATATTTGCCCTCAGATATTCGTCCTTCGAGCTCAGAGTCTTCGAGCTCGGAATCTTCGAGCTCCGAGGAAGCTGGCTCCGGTGACCGGACCAAGTTCGAGCTTAAAGGCTCGGTCAGTTTGGCGGTCGACGTGGAAGGAAAGTCAAACTTGGGTAGCAACAGCATTGGCACCCTGATGAAGACGATGCTCTCTTGA